In Chloroflexota bacterium, one DNA window encodes the following:
- a CDS encoding replication-associated recombination protein A has translation MDLFSYQASQSNDAPLAARMRPRTLAEYEGQTKIVGEGRLLRRLIERDQLISLILWGPPGTGKTTLARIIAGASSAHFEPLSAVSAGVAELRKVVKEANERRGMYGKRTVLFIDEIHRWNKAQQDAVLPAVEDGTVTLIGATTENPSFEINRALLSRCRVIVLEALEDAAIDKIIERALNDNERGLGKQQVQLSSEARDMLIHLASGDARAALTALEAAALTQVPEPNGQRLIDLEAIVEAYQRRNVAYDKTGELHYDAISALHKSVRDSDPDGGLYWLARMLEGGEDPLYVARRVIRMAVEDIGLADPLALGICVAAQQAVHFMGAGEGALALAQAVVYLAQAPKSNAVYRAYGAVLHDVEATRNEPVPLHLRNAVTGLMKGLGYGSGYQYAHDFKDAQVEQEHLPANLAGHRYYYPTDHGYEARVQQRLAWRYPEDQAATSEASTSATTPQSPPPKA, from the coding sequence ATGGATTTATTTAGCTATCAAGCTAGTCAAAGCAATGATGCTCCCTTGGCGGCTCGTATGCGCCCGCGAACCCTCGCCGAATACGAGGGCCAAACCAAGATTGTGGGCGAAGGGCGTTTGCTGCGTCGCCTAATCGAGCGTGATCAATTGATTTCGCTAATTTTATGGGGGCCACCTGGCACTGGCAAAACCACCCTCGCGCGAATTATCGCTGGAGCTTCTTCGGCACATTTCGAGCCACTATCGGCGGTTAGCGCTGGCGTAGCCGAATTACGCAAAGTCGTTAAAGAGGCGAACGAACGTCGTGGAATGTACGGCAAGCGCACAGTGCTATTTATCGATGAAATTCATCGTTGGAATAAAGCGCAACAGGATGCCGTGCTGCCAGCAGTTGAGGATGGCACGGTCACCTTGATTGGTGCAACCACTGAAAATCCATCATTCGAAATTAATCGCGCGTTACTTTCACGTTGTCGGGTGATTGTGCTCGAAGCCTTGGAAGATGCCGCAATTGATAAGATTATCGAACGCGCATTAAACGACAACGAACGCGGCTTGGGCAAACAACAGGTTCAACTCAGCTCCGAAGCCCGCGATATGTTGATTCATTTGGCAAGTGGCGATGCCCGCGCCGCCTTGACTGCGCTCGAAGCTGCCGCATTAACCCAAGTTCCTGAGCCAAACGGCCAACGCCTGATCGATCTTGAGGCGATTGTTGAGGCCTACCAACGCCGCAACGTAGCCTACGATAAAACTGGCGAGTTGCATTACGACGCAATTTCGGCCTTGCATAAATCAGTCCGCGATAGCGACCCCGATGGCGGCTTATATTGGCTCGCTCGTATGCTTGAGGGCGGCGAAGACCCGCTGTATGTGGCCCGCCGCGTGATTCGCATGGCAGTCGAAGATATTGGCTTGGCCGACCCTTTGGCTTTGGGAATTTGCGTGGCGGCCCAGCAAGCTGTACATTTTATGGGTGCTGGTGAAGGTGCATTGGCCTTGGCTCAAGCCGTCGTCTATCTGGCCCAAGCACCCAAGAGCAACGCGGTCTATCGGGCGTATGGGGCAGTGCTACACGATGTTGAGGCTACCCGCAACGAACCAGTGCCGCTGCATCTGCGCAACGCGGTCACTGGCTTGATGAAGGGTTTAGGCTATGGATCGGGCTATCAATATGCCCACGATTTCAAAGATGCCCAGGTTGAGCAGGAGCATCTACCGGCGAATTTAGCGGGGCATCGCTATTACTACCCGACAGATCATGGCTATGAGGCGCGGGTTCAGCAGCGCTTGGCATGGCGTTACCCTGAGGATCAAGCTGCAACGTCGGAAGCTTCCACATCAGCCACGACACCCCAATCCCCACCGCCAAAAGCATGA
- a CDS encoding stage II sporulation protein M, with amino-acid sequence MSNQALTITRRDLRDTLSDWRTLIPLCILSVLLPLILRAGVAQAVSFLDDEFINRSLIPLGLLIAGFLPASLSLIGPLESFVGERERSTLESLLAMPMSDRGLYLAKFFAALLPPIGSSAVAMVIYSLAIELGRPVRMASLPNRVFLSDYLTNVWILGITAILLIKVFTMVAAAVYVSSHTTSIRAANLLASFILIPMAILVQIEALIIINGMFLPIVLINGLLLVVGLTMVGWGMYSFNREELLSREHETISKRSSTQRLSQSTKSYGPVMTILQREATDTLSDWRILIPIGLLTFLVPIGALFGAIYAFSNVDTPDGVVNLMPFIVLLVGFLPASFSLIVALEVFVGERERGSLESLFSMPISDDQLYRGKLLAAIVPPIGASLIAMLLFGVGLNVFAPTALLERINLGIFSQMVLLSIAQALAMVSAAVVISSHTNTVRLANLLASFILVPVAIMVQLEAVLIIGERFDVLNAIMAVMLILTIVLTRTGIGSFKRESILSREHLALNVGQINRAFNAFFSEIRPAGSNPDNHLGLFYVETARGPERNAGAWLKRFYRQELAVVWRETRLALLVVLVCCVAGIIFGSQFTPISDREQSLAKLMTRLDTNQGTLWSPSFGVTVVRNSFSLFFAGLFSAISLGFFGLTTPVINLMSISFRASTLAATGGLATGLNYLVAYELPHGLLEIPLSIMAAALALRLGASLAFVPPTYSAGRHLLWAWAMYLKVFCLVIVPGLVLAGLIEVLVTPAVYQMVYGFLWI; translated from the coding sequence ATGAGCAACCAAGCTTTGACGATTACGCGGCGCGATTTACGCGATACGCTCAGCGATTGGCGCACCTTGATTCCGCTGTGTATTCTTTCGGTGCTGTTGCCGCTGATTCTGCGGGCCGGGGTGGCGCAGGCAGTGAGTTTTCTCGATGATGAATTTATCAATCGTAGCTTAATTCCGCTTGGCTTATTGATTGCAGGCTTCTTGCCTGCCTCACTTTCTTTGATTGGCCCTTTGGAATCGTTTGTCGGCGAACGCGAACGCTCAACTCTTGAATCGTTGTTGGCGATGCCAATGAGTGATCGCGGCTTGTATTTAGCCAAATTTTTTGCGGCACTCTTGCCACCAATTGGCTCATCAGCAGTCGCGATGGTCATTTATAGCTTGGCAATCGAATTAGGGCGGCCTGTGCGCATGGCCTCGCTGCCAAATCGAGTTTTTCTGAGCGACTATCTGACCAATGTGTGGATTCTTGGGATTACGGCGATTTTGTTGATTAAAGTTTTCACCATGGTTGCGGCGGCGGTGTATGTTTCCTCGCATACCACCAGTATTCGCGCGGCTAACTTGCTGGCGAGCTTCATCCTGATTCCGATGGCAATTTTGGTGCAGATCGAAGCGCTGATCATCATTAATGGCATGTTTTTGCCAATTGTGCTAATTAATGGCTTGCTATTGGTGGTTGGCCTGACCATGGTTGGTTGGGGCATGTATAGCTTTAATCGTGAGGAATTGCTCTCGCGTGAGCACGAAACGATCAGCAAACGCAGCTCAACCCAACGCCTGAGCCAATCGACCAAAAGCTATGGCCCAGTTATGACAATTCTGCAACGCGAAGCAACCGATACTCTGAGCGACTGGAGGATTCTGATTCCGATTGGGTTATTGACGTTTTTAGTGCCAATTGGCGCGTTGTTTGGCGCGATCTATGCCTTTTCCAATGTTGATACGCCCGATGGGGTGGTCAATTTGATGCCCTTTATCGTGTTGTTGGTTGGTTTCTTGCCAGCCTCGTTTTCGCTGATTGTGGCGCTTGAGGTTTTTGTTGGCGAGCGCGAACGTGGCTCGTTGGAATCACTATTTTCGATGCCAATCAGCGATGATCAGTTGTATCGTGGTAAGTTGTTGGCGGCGATTGTGCCCCCAATTGGCGCAAGCCTAATTGCCATGCTGCTGTTTGGGGTTGGCCTGAACGTCTTTGCCCCAACCGCCTTGCTTGAGCGGATCAACCTGGGCATTTTTAGCCAAATGGTGTTGCTGAGTATTGCCCAAGCTTTGGCGATGGTCTCGGCGGCAGTGGTGATTTCGTCGCATACCAACACCGTGCGTTTGGCCAACTTATTAGCTAGCTTTATTTTGGTGCCAGTTGCAATTATGGTGCAGCTTGAGGCAGTGCTGATCATCGGCGAACGCTTCGATGTTCTGAATGCGATTATGGCGGTGATGTTAATCTTGACAATTGTGCTAACTCGCACGGGGATTGGCAGTTTTAAACGCGAATCAATTCTCTCGCGTGAGCATTTGGCGCTGAATGTTGGTCAAATCAATCGGGCCTTCAATGCCTTTTTCAGCGAAATTCGCCCAGCAGGGAGCAACCCCGATAACCATTTAGGGTTGTTTTATGTTGAAACTGCGCGTGGTCCAGAACGCAATGCTGGGGCATGGCTCAAACGCTTCTATCGCCAAGAATTAGCGGTAGTTTGGCGCGAAACGCGACTGGCTTTGCTGGTTGTGCTCGTTTGCTGTGTTGCGGGGATCATCTTTGGTAGCCAATTTACGCCAATCAGCGATCGCGAACAATCATTAGCGAAGCTTATGACTCGTTTAGATACCAATCAAGGTACGCTGTGGAGTCCCTCGTTTGGCGTGACAGTGGTGCGAAATAGCTTTTCGCTCTTCTTTGCTGGGCTATTTTCAGCGATTAGCCTCGGCTTTTTTGGCCTAACGACTCCAGTGATCAATTTGATGAGCATTAGTTTTCGGGCCAGCACGTTGGCGGCCACTGGCGGGCTAGCCACAGGCTTAAATTATCTAGTCGCCTATGAGTTGCCGCATGGCTTATTGGAAATTCCGTTAAGCATTATGGCGGCAGCGCTAGCGTTGCGCTTAGGTGCTTCCTTGGCGTTTGTACCACCAACCTATAGCGCGGGGAGGCATTTGCTCTGGGCTTGGGCCATGTATCTCAAAGTATTTTGTTTGGTGATTGTGCCTGGACTAGTGCTGGCGGGCTTGATTGAAGTGTTGGTAACCCCAGCCGTGTATCAGATGGTCTATGGGTTTCTGTGGATTTAG
- a CDS encoding CHAT domain-containing protein, translating into MVAPSALALILPAGMPLATALMIVNQRQIDWVVITPTPNPKEGDAATLIAVAELKQSNVSVVGALAGLTVTITRIFPDRTVHWQGEAITTKQNDDQRGDNEGIEPEPTTPRVVNAALYYADDPPDLVPPTTTLAVASRYHLRINIGERRSDSRLTDAQALPTPEISEDLPLFISVSSRGEYVVFDAPMQCLSLPPAGDSASLQFSLTAKQAIDDIPIWINVYYNWTLLQTLELHFKITPVESDLAAPLMARVSYSRTAGFADLAAIRPKKITCKLTGDGEFYRMSVAWPDEGTSTRSEQRGLNLVLPINAASLSNEIVQARNTLYDITWQPSYRQGSRGKLAERRESLYQLAVVGNRLYAALFAPSGASAEQAESLAALRTWLETISADQTLPALQIIHEGMPSGVPWGLLYPEPVNDPNSVDLNKFWGCRYRLEIMTPQLAQNAQQAPTAQAQLQISGGTYNFRVPIADAVVDVTQQHREALQTWSTTRGNVALDLRESGDKNSLGGLFGKSDIVYMYCHGHTAKTPDDTSDWLAKFRDQMARLDDNVRSKYSDLLSLSQKEYQPSDPNISDSWLKWNQSLLPLRLLSQWGLKLERKPLVILNMCESAQVLPTLSSGFIPFFSQLGARGILGTECPMLAPFAAAFGQKLIERLGQGEAIGDILPALRRHFIEEERNPLGLAYTYYGDADAHV; encoded by the coding sequence ATGGTGGCTCCTTCTGCGCTTGCGTTAATTTTGCCTGCGGGTATGCCATTGGCAACCGCTTTAATGATCGTCAATCAACGTCAAATCGATTGGGTGGTGATCACGCCTACGCCCAACCCCAAAGAGGGTGACGCAGCGACGCTGATTGCTGTAGCTGAGCTGAAACAAAGCAATGTTTCGGTCGTTGGTGCATTGGCTGGCCTAACCGTTACGATCACGCGAATCTTTCCGGATCGCACGGTGCATTGGCAAGGCGAAGCGATCACAACTAAACAAAATGATGATCAGCGTGGCGATAACGAAGGCATTGAGCCAGAGCCAACTACACCACGGGTGGTTAATGCAGCGCTGTATTATGCCGATGATCCCCCCGACCTTGTGCCACCAACCACAACCTTGGCAGTCGCAAGTCGTTACCATTTGCGGATTAATATCGGTGAGCGGCGGAGCGATTCGCGTTTAACTGATGCCCAAGCCTTGCCAACCCCCGAAATAAGCGAAGATTTACCCTTATTTATCAGCGTTTCAAGTCGCGGCGAATATGTGGTGTTTGATGCGCCGATGCAGTGCTTGAGTTTGCCGCCTGCTGGCGATAGTGCCAGCTTGCAATTTAGCCTAACAGCCAAGCAAGCGATTGATGATATTCCAATTTGGATCAATGTTTATTACAACTGGACTTTGCTACAAACGCTTGAATTGCATTTCAAAATTACGCCCGTCGAGAGCGATTTAGCTGCACCGTTGATGGCGCGAGTTAGCTATTCGCGCACGGCTGGCTTTGCTGATTTAGCGGCAATTCGCCCGAAAAAAATAACCTGCAAATTAACAGGTGATGGTGAATTTTATCGTATGAGCGTGGCCTGGCCCGATGAAGGCACGAGCACTCGCAGCGAGCAACGCGGCTTAAATTTGGTACTGCCAATCAATGCCGCCAGCTTGAGCAACGAAATTGTGCAAGCGCGAAACACGCTCTACGATATTACCTGGCAACCATCGTATCGCCAAGGCAGCCGTGGCAAGTTGGCCGAACGCCGCGAAAGTTTGTATCAACTAGCAGTTGTGGGCAATCGTTTGTATGCTGCTTTGTTTGCGCCAAGTGGAGCCAGCGCAGAGCAAGCTGAATCGTTGGCAGCACTGCGAACATGGCTTGAAACAATTAGCGCCGATCAAACCTTACCAGCCTTGCAAATTATCCACGAAGGCATGCCCAGCGGTGTGCCATGGGGCTTGCTTTATCCTGAGCCAGTCAACGATCCCAACAGCGTTGATCTGAATAAATTTTGGGGTTGTCGCTATCGTTTGGAAATTATGACCCCGCAACTGGCCCAAAATGCTCAGCAAGCGCCAACTGCCCAAGCCCAATTGCAGATTAGCGGCGGAACCTACAATTTCCGCGTGCCAATCGCTGATGCAGTTGTTGATGTGACCCAGCAACATCGTGAAGCGCTGCAAACCTGGAGCACAACCCGAGGCAATGTGGCGCTCGATTTACGTGAATCAGGCGATAAAAATAGCCTTGGCGGCTTATTCGGTAAAAGCGATATTGTCTATATGTATTGCCATGGCCATACCGCCAAAACTCCTGACGATACTTCAGATTGGCTAGCCAAGTTTCGCGATCAAATGGCGCGTTTGGATGACAATGTGCGCAGCAAATATAGCGATTTGCTGAGTTTGAGCCAGAAAGAATATCAACCAAGCGACCCAAATATTAGCGATAGCTGGCTGAAATGGAATCAAAGCCTGTTGCCATTACGCTTGCTGAGCCAGTGGGGCTTAAAACTCGAACGCAAACCGTTGGTAATTTTGAATATGTGTGAATCGGCTCAAGTGCTGCCAACCTTGAGTAGTGGCTTTATTCCATTTTTCAGCCAATTGGGGGCGCGGGGCATTTTAGGCACTGAATGCCCAATGCTTGCGCCATTTGCTGCTGCCTTTGGCCAAAAACTGATCGAACGCCTAGGGCAAGGGGAGGCGATTGGCGATATTTTGCCAGCGCTACGCCGCCATTTTATCGAAGAAGAGCGCAATCCCTTGGGCTTGGCCTACACCTACTATGGCGATGCCGATGCCCATGTTTAG
- a CDS encoding ABC transporter ATP-binding protein: MIIAEELRKQFGDFHAVKGVSLEVKPGEVLALLGPNGAGKTTSIRMLAAILKPTSGRAIVGGFNVETHAREVRHAVGLLTEFPGLYHRMKSLDYLLFFGRLQGMNDRDCGNRAVQLLQQFGLWEAREKRIDGYSKGMKQKLALIRAMIHDPNILYLDEPTTAMDPHSARTVRDAIAGLRSAQRSIILCTHNLNEAEELADRIAVVHDGGIAVQGTIAELSQQLMGDPIWELRLAQPQAELAKRLADLLTIEDVGADWLRYRTTEPHQLNPVLIQRISGWSWPLLSINEVQRSLEDVYLTIVGQTHRERVSATLEQPNAAAVAEAAL, translated from the coding sequence ATGATCATTGCTGAAGAGTTACGTAAGCAATTTGGAGATTTTCACGCTGTAAAGGGCGTATCGCTTGAAGTTAAGCCGGGCGAAGTCTTGGCCTTGCTTGGCCCCAATGGCGCTGGCAAAACTACCAGTATCCGTATGCTAGCGGCAATTCTCAAGCCAACCAGCGGGCGGGCAATCGTTGGTGGTTTTAATGTTGAAACCCATGCACGTGAAGTACGCCATGCTGTTGGCTTGCTGACTGAATTCCCTGGCCTCTACCATCGCATGAAATCGCTCGATTATTTGCTGTTTTTTGGGCGTTTACAGGGCATGAATGATCGTGATTGTGGCAATCGGGCGGTGCAGTTGCTGCAACAATTTGGCCTGTGGGAAGCCCGCGAAAAACGCATCGACGGCTATTCTAAAGGTATGAAACAAAAACTAGCCTTGATTCGGGCAATGATTCATGATCCGAATATTTTGTATCTCGATGAGCCAACCACTGCGATGGACCCACACTCAGCCCGCACCGTGCGCGATGCAATTGCTGGCTTGCGCTCGGCCCAGCGCTCGATCATTTTGTGTACCCATAATTTGAATGAGGCCGAGGAGTTGGCCGATCGCATTGCGGTGGTGCACGATGGTGGAATTGCCGTGCAAGGCACAATTGCCGAGCTGAGCCAACAATTGATGGGCGACCCAATTTGGGAGTTGCGCCTAGCCCAACCCCAAGCGGAGCTAGCCAAACGTCTAGCCGATTTGCTAACAATTGAGGATGTTGGCGCTGATTGGTTACGCTATCGCACGACTGAGCCGCATCAACTCAATCCTGTGCTGATTCAACGGATTAGCGGCTGGAGCTGGCCATTGCTCTCAATCAACGAAGTGCAGCGCTCATTAGAAGATGTCTATCTGACGATTGTTGGTCAAACCCATCGCGAACGGGTCAGCGCTACGCTTGAGCAGCCTAATGCGGCGGCAGTTGCCGAGGCTGCCTTATGA